GTCGTGGTTGACGGCGCGCCCGGATGAATGCCTCAATTCAGCTTACTAATCGAGCATAGCAGATTGCAGGGGGTAAACCGGCCACATCCTGAACAAATTTATCTGGTTTGATGAGAGCAGGTTGAAGGGATTTTAGTGAAAAAGGGGGCTTGACAAGCCCAATCTCAAGACGAGAACCGTCGCAACTGGCGTGAAGAATTGCGACGTGAGTGGTGCTTCCTTGCTTGTCCTCCGCGCAGTCGGGGACGCATTCGGAACCGACCAGGCCGCGGCAGATTTCCTCGCTCAGGTTCAACATCCTTCTTCGGAGGAACATCTCGGTCAGGCAATCGAGCGCATCCGGCAGCCGCCGTCGGATGGTCCGCGCACCACAGTGCAGCAGCCGCGCCGTTTCTTCTTCTGTGTACTCCTGCAAAACGATGTGCGCGATCAATTCCTTATCGAAAGGCGGCAGGCGGTCGAGGCAGTGTTCGACGTCGATCACGAACAGCGCCGTGTCTTCGAACGAGTGCACGTGGAAATCTTGCCACCGGGCGGTGAACAGTTCGCGGCCCAGGATCGCCGGCAGGCGCCCTACTTCCACCGATATGCAGAAATACCGGCGGAGCAATGCGATGCAGTGGTCGCGATAGATGGACAATTCAGGCAGCGGAGGGGGGAGGGAAGGCCTGTGCCGGCTCATGCGCGACACCTCGAGACGGCCACGACCGCGGTGAGATCGCGCAGAGCCGCCGGCGTGGCGGGAGTATTCTTTCGCCGAGGCGCGCGGATGCGCAGCGGCAGCTCCGCCATGAATTCCTCACAGACGGGGCAATACGGAGTGGTGACGCCATCGGCGCGCAGCCATAGGCCGCCGCAGCGTTCGCAATACTTGAGCTGGAAGTGGACAAGGACAGGGTGGCACGGCATGAGTTCTCCTAAGAAAACAAAATATGAAAAAGCCCTCCGCCGAACGGCTGAGGCCGTAGAGCGCAGGGCTGGTTGTTGGTTACCGTAGACCTGGTGGGCTATTGAATTCTTGGGACCGCGGGAATTGCAACTAGCCGAATTCGAGATCGTTCTTGCGCCGAAAGTATCCTTCCTCGTACGCGGATTTGAAGATGCGGCCGTTGTGGACCGCGACGATCAGCCGCCCGTTGAATTGCATCTTCCGTAGCAGGCGTTCGGTCGCGGCGGCGAGCAGTTCCGATTGCTGCACCCTGCGGCGCAAGGCGAGCAGGACTCCTTCTTCATCCGAAGTCTCGCCGGCGGTTGCCGGGTATTCCGGCGTGGAACTGGTTTGCGGGAGGCGGGAGGGAGGGGCGGACATATCAACAAGTTCCTTTCCGACCAGTTATAATAAGAGGTGCACAATATAGCTTGTTGAATTTTCATGTCAAGAATAAAATTTCTAAAAGTTATTTGCTTGTGCGCAAGTATATCTCGTTGATATACAATAAGTGGCCATGAAATTCCGCTCGTTACAGGAGAGGCTGCGGCAGCTGCTGCTGGCGCGCATTCAGAACGGGGAGCTCACTGGCCTGAAGCTGGCTGCCATGGCTGGTTTCCAGCAGGCGCACGTCTCCAACTTCCTGAACCGGAAACGTTCCTTGAGCCTGGCCGCCATGGATCGGGTGCTGGGCGCGCTGCAGCTCTCGGTGCTCGACCTGCTCGACCCGGCGGAGATCAACAAACGCGCCACCATCGTCCCCCCCAGCGAAGGCGAGTTCGAGGGCGTGCTGCTGGTGGATGGAGCCATCGCGGCGGGCGAGCCCGAAATTACCAGCGAAGCGGTGCACGACATGCTCAAATTCAAGAAAAGTTTTCTACGGCGCTTGCGCCCAGAATCGGCCACGCCGCGCGACCACTGGCGCCGTTTCGTGCTGCTGCGGGTGGACGCGCGCGATGGCATGAGCATGTACCCGCGCCTGCTGCCCGGCTCCATCCTGCTCATCGACCGCCATTACAACTCCCTCAAGCCGTATCGCCGCAGCGAGCAGAACATGTACGCGGTGCGGGTGAACGGTGGCTGCACCGTGAAGTACGTGGAATTGGCCGAGCGCAACCTGGTGCTGCGCCCGCACAACCAGGCCTACCCGGTGGCGGTGTTGCCGATCGAGGAAGGGAAAAGAAGTTCGGACTACATCGTGGGCCGGGTTTGCCACGTGGGCATCGAGACCTGAGTTGCGCGTTATCACCCTGAGCGCGGCGAAGGCCGTGCCGCAACCAACTACCCGCTACCGCTTTGATATCATCGTGAAGTTCTGACCTCGCGCGCAGCCGCGCAGACCAGCCACTCATCTACCACAGCAGGGAGGAATTTTGCATGAACGATACGCCTGGCATTAGCGTCGGTTCGCGGCGCAACGAAGATATCGCGCTCGACATGATGAAGTTCATCGCCATGACGACCAGCTATGGCAAGACCGGCTCCGGCGTCACCGGATTCCAGGGCGGCCAGCCCGCCAAGCCGGCAGAATACGCCGACCATCTGATTGACTTGTACGGACGCTGTTTGAGCGCGGTACTGGGCAAGAAGTAGCGAATTGCGAATTGGGCGTCCGGAAGAAGACAGGTTCAAAAATAAAAAGCCGCGGCCAGAACCGCGGCTCTTTTCTCTCTTCGCAAAACGTTCTACGACTCGCGCTGTCCAGCGTGAAACGCGAAACTCGAAACGTGGCACCAGTGGTTAACGGCGCTTGCGGCCGCGCCCGCCTTTTTTCCGGGCGCCGCCCTTCTTTTTCGCGCCGCCCTTCTTCTTCGCCCCACCTTTCTTTTTCGCGCTTTTCTTGCGAGCGGCGCCGGCCTTCTTGCGCGCGCCTCCGCCCCGGCGCGCGGCGGATTTCTTCTTGGCGCCACCCTTCTTTTTCGCGCCGCCCTTCTTGCGCGCCGCTTTCTTGCGGCCGCCGCCACCGCCTTCGCCGCCACCTCCGCCGGAGGTGCCTGCGCCACCGGTGGGCGGGCCGCCAACGGCGGGCGTTGAGGTCATGGCGCCTGCCGGCTCTTCTTCTTCCTCTTCTTCTTCCTCGAAATCCTCTTCCAGATTTTCACCATAAGAGCCGGTTTCGCCAAACTCATCCATCTCGTCGTCGCGTCCGTAAAGAATCACGTCGTCGTACATGTATCCTCCCAATTGGCGAGCGCGGCGTTACTGACACCGAGGCAGCTCGCGGTTGTGCCCGGTCAATGCAACAGAGCCGATGAATGCTGACCAAAAAACCGCGGCGGATTATAGCACAGCAATTTTTCGCTTCACCACCAGCGCTTGCATGGATGCGGAACTTTGAGGGCAGAGATGCACAGCGAACGGCTTCGGGAGGGCGTGCCGAGGAAACTAAGGAGTGCGGATGACAAGCACGTCGCCGGCCTTCAGACTGGATACCTTGTTGTCCCGGCGGAGAGCGGCGACGGTGGTGTTGTATCGGTTGGCGATGCTGAAAAGGGTTTCGCCGGGCTTGACCTTGTGACGCAGCATCCGCCCGTTGGAAGCTTGCAAGCTGCTGACATTCTTCAACTTAGGCGTCCTGCCTCCGGCTGTTTCCCGCTTCGCTTCGGCCCTGCCGGCAATCGGCCGATAGACACGCAGGGTTTGCCCGGCGCGCACCTGGTTACCGTGGATCCGGTTCCATTTGCGGATCTTTTCCGCGGGAACGCCAAAATCGTCCGCGATAGAGAGAACCGTGTCCCCCTTGCGGGCTTTGTAGAGGGTCGGGCGCTTGGCGTACGCGACATCACCTCCACCGCTCGCCGCGTGCCGCCCCGGAGCAACCGGAATGATCAGCTTCGAATCGGCGCCGACCTCTCCGTCCCGAAGATTGTTGACTTGGGCGATGGCATTGGAAGTGGTGTGATACTGGCGCGCGATGTCGGCCAGCGTCTCCCCTTTGTTCACCTTGTGATACCGCCACGCCACGCGCATGTCTTTGGGAATCGCGGCGATGGTTTGCTGATACTTGCTGGCCGTGCCGGCCGGCAGCCTTAGGGAGAAGGTCCCGTCTTTGGGGGTGGTCATCCGCAACAGACTGGGATTGAGTTCCTGCAGCGTAGCCACGCTGGTGTCCACGCACTCAGCGACCAGACGGAGATCCACCGGGTAGTTGATCTCTACACGATCGGCGCGAAGCGGCGGTTCTGCCTCCAGGTGGTCGAGCCCGTACTGCGTTGGATTCTTGGCCATGATGGCAACCGCCAGAATGATGGGGACGTAATTGCGTGTCTCCTTCGGGAGGACACCCCGGCGGTAGAGCTGCCAGAAGTCGGCATATCCGGTGCGCTGTACTGCCGACTGCACCGTTCCCGGCCCGGAGTTGTAGGCAGCCATGGCCAGGTACCAGTCGCCAAACTGGTTATACAGGTCCTTTAAGTGCCGTGCCGCGGCGTGAGTAGACTTCTCCGGGTCCTGGCGATCGTCCAGCCACCAGTTACGCTGCAGACCATACCCCGAGGCTCGGCTCGCCATGAATTGCCACATGCCGCGCGCGCCGGCGCGCGACAATGCCAGCGGGTGGAACCCGGATTCGGCTTCGGCAAGGTAGATAAGATCTTGCGGCACGCCCTCCTGGCTGAGGATGCGCAGAATCATCTCGCGATAGCGGCCGGAGCGGATCAACGCATGCTCCAGCGTGCCGCGTCCGTGCGTGGAAAAATAGCTGATGTAGCGGGCGACCTCGTCGTTAATCACCAGCGGCAGGTCGGAATGGATGTCCTTGATTTCCCTCTCGGCCCGGGCGCGAACATTCGGATCAACCGGGAACGTAACCTCGTTCGCTTCGTCGATAGGCGCGGGCTCTGACTTCTGCTCGGTAAAGCCGTCTCCGGCCTTCAAGGCCACAAGTTCAAGGTTATTTACGCCCTCGACGAGCTTATCGAATTCCTGCTGTAGGCGGTCGTTGCCGTGGATGTCCTGTCCCGACGCCAACAGCAGGTCAAAGGCGCGATCAAAATTGTCCTTGGCGGCATCAAGGTGTCCGGCGGTGTAGTTGGTCAAACCCGCCTGGTATTCCTTGTCAACCTTGGCAATGAGTGCGTCGACGGGATCGACTTTGGGCTGGACCTTTTCTTCAATCTTGCGCGGCGGAGCCGGTTGCACGGTCGGCAGGCTGGGAGCCATGGCCTGCACTGGCGGAGCGGCTGTCGTCTGCTTGGTCTCCTCGGTCTTGCAGGAGAGCAGCGACAGGCAAACCGCGCCGGCGATTGGAAAGGACCAGTACCTATGCATGCAACCTCGTGAGAAGCGCGTTCCGGGTCGATCCCTCCGGGGCGGCCATCCAGCCCGCAAAATCGTATCGTGGTCGTGAGCGGCGGGTCAATCGAGAGAACATCTTACCGGCACCCGAAAGGACAAGCCCGGCCGGGTTTACGCACTTCCCAGAGCCTGCTCGAGATCGGTCACCAGATCTGCTGCTTCTTCGATGCCCACCGAGAGTCTCACCGTTGCCGCGGAAACCCCCAACAGTTCCAATTGCTTGTCGGTTAAACCGACGTGGGACGAGAGCAGGGGATAGGACACGGTGGATTCCACCCCGCCCAGGCTGGTCGCCAGGTACCACAGCTTCAGGGAATCGATGAACCGTTCTGCCGCCGGGCCTCCGCCCTTAGCGTCGAAGGAAACCATCATGCCGAAATCATTCATTTGACGGCGTGCGATTTCATGGCCGGGGTCCTCGTCGAAACCGGGATAGAACACCCGCTCTACCTTCGGGTGATGGCGCAGGGCCTCGGCGATGGCGCGAGCGTTGGAGCAGGCGCGGTCAACCCGGATCTGCAGGGTTTTCAAACCCCGAATCAGCAGGAACGAACCGAACGGATCCAGGCAGCCCCCGGTGTACTTCACCATCTCGCGGATGGTGTCCAGCCACTTGCTGCTTCCCGCAACCGCGCCCGCAGTCAGGTCGTTATGTCCGGCCAGGTACTTGGTCGCTGAGTGCAGGGTTATGTCGGCGCCCAGCTCCAGCGGCTTTTGCAGGATCGGCGTGCCGAAGGTGCTGTCGACCGCGACAGTGATGCCGCGCCGGTGAGCCAAGCCGGACAAGTGGGCGATATCGGCGCAGCGCAGCGTCGGATTCGTCGGCGTCTCCAGGAACAACAGCCTCGTGCGCTCGGAAAAATAGCTTTCGATTTTGTTCAGATCTTGGAACGATACCAACCGGATCCGAATTCCAAACCGCGGCAAAACTGTCTGAAAGAGCTTGGTCGTGCCGCCGTAGATGTCGAGCATGGAGATAATCTCGTCGCCGCTTTCGCATAGGGCCATGAACATAGCCAGCTCCGCCGCCATGCCACTCGAGGTCACCACGCATGATTCTGCGTGTTCCAGCGCCGCGATCTTCTGTTCGGCGACGGTCGTGGTGGGGTTCGCGTAGCGTGAATACATGTACGCCTTCGATTTCCCCTCGGCGTATCGGCGGAGCTCCTCCAGGCTGGGCATCACGAAAACGGAGGTCTGGGCAATGTCGGTGACCAGGCTTTCGTTGGTTCCGTGACGCTCCTCGCCCGCGTGGATGCAGTGGGTCGCATCTGCGAAGCAGGGCTTGGCTTGTTCTGGCATAAGCAGGAATGGTAAATGCGCGGGACGGAAGCACAAAGCAAACAACCATGCCGCGGCGAGAAAAAGGCTCCGGTGGTCGCGCCCGGAGCCTGCAGCTCAAAACTTAGTCTTTACCAGGTCAGCTTGAGTGCGAACTGAAACTGGCGCGGATCGAAGGCAGCGGTCGGACGGCCCGCCTCGGTGTACAGCGGATTGACGTCGGCGACGTTGAATTTGTTGACCAGGTTAAAGATGTCCACAATGGCGTCCAACCCGATTCGCTCGGTGATCGCAATGCG
The sequence above is drawn from the Terriglobales bacterium genome and encodes:
- a CDS encoding sigma factor-like helix-turn-helix DNA-binding protein — protein: MSIYRDHCIALLRRYFCISVEVGRLPAILGRELFTARWQDFHVHSFEDTALFVIDVEHCLDRLPPFDKELIAHIVLQEYTEEETARLLHCGARTIRRRLPDALDCLTEMFLRRRMLNLSEEICRGLVGSECVPDCAEDKQGSTTHVAILHASCDGSRLEIGLVKPPFSLKSLQPALIKPDKFVQDVAGLPPAICYARLVS
- a CDS encoding S24 family peptidase yields the protein MKFRSLQERLRQLLLARIQNGELTGLKLAAMAGFQQAHVSNFLNRKRSLSLAAMDRVLGALQLSVLDLLDPAEINKRATIVPPSEGEFEGVLLVDGAIAAGEPEITSEAVHDMLKFKKSFLRRLRPESATPRDHWRRFVLLRVDARDGMSMYPRLLPGSILLIDRHYNSLKPYRRSEQNMYAVRVNGGCTVKYVELAERNLVLRPHNQAYPVAVLPIEEGKRSSDYIVGRVCHVGIET
- a CDS encoding LysM peptidoglycan-binding domain-containing protein is translated as MHRYWSFPIAGAVCLSLLSCKTEETKQTTAAPPVQAMAPSLPTVQPAPPRKIEEKVQPKVDPVDALIAKVDKEYQAGLTNYTAGHLDAAKDNFDRAFDLLLASGQDIHGNDRLQQEFDKLVEGVNNLELVALKAGDGFTEQKSEPAPIDEANEVTFPVDPNVRARAEREIKDIHSDLPLVINDEVARYISYFSTHGRGTLEHALIRSGRYREMILRILSQEGVPQDLIYLAEAESGFHPLALSRAGARGMWQFMASRASGYGLQRNWWLDDRQDPEKSTHAAARHLKDLYNQFGDWYLAMAAYNSGPGTVQSAVQRTGYADFWQLYRRGVLPKETRNYVPIILAVAIMAKNPTQYGLDHLEAEPPLRADRVEINYPVDLRLVAECVDTSVATLQELNPSLLRMTTPKDGTFSLRLPAGTASKYQQTIAAIPKDMRVAWRYHKVNKGETLADIARQYHTTSNAIAQVNNLRDGEVGADSKLIIPVAPGRHAASGGGDVAYAKRPTLYKARKGDTVLSIADDFGVPAEKIRKWNRIHGNQVRAGQTLRVYRPIAGRAEAKRETAGGRTPKLKNVSSLQASNGRMLRHKVKPGETLFSIANRYNTTVAALRRDNKVSSLKAGDVLVIRTP
- a CDS encoding aminotransferase class I/II-fold pyridoxal phosphate-dependent enzyme → MPEQAKPCFADATHCIHAGEERHGTNESLVTDIAQTSVFVMPSLEELRRYAEGKSKAYMYSRYANPTTTVAEQKIAALEHAESCVVTSSGMAAELAMFMALCESGDEIISMLDIYGGTTKLFQTVLPRFGIRIRLVSFQDLNKIESYFSERTRLLFLETPTNPTLRCADIAHLSGLAHRRGITVAVDSTFGTPILQKPLELGADITLHSATKYLAGHNDLTAGAVAGSSKWLDTIREMVKYTGGCLDPFGSFLLIRGLKTLQIRVDRACSNARAIAEALRHHPKVERVFYPGFDEDPGHEIARRQMNDFGMMVSFDAKGGGPAAERFIDSLKLWYLATSLGGVESTVSYPLLSSHVGLTDKQLELLGVSAATVRLSVGIEEAADLVTDLEQALGSA